In a single window of the Eleginops maclovinus isolate JMC-PN-2008 ecotype Puerto Natales chromosome 6, JC_Emac_rtc_rv5, whole genome shotgun sequence genome:
- the metap1d gene encoding methionine aminopeptidase 1D, mitochondrial, with product MAAHCSARLATRAAGLGGFLQRVCSLRSCGIPTALLCQQHRHLFWRKWKSSQNVVRPATVRPAYAVPKHIVQPVYVASGLVPEWPDYLEIKDQEQIDGLARACQLARHVLLLAGRSLRVGMTTDEIDFIVHQETIKHNAYPSPLRYGGFPKSVCTSVNNVICHGIPDSRQLEDGDIINVDVTVYLEGYHGDTSETFLIGQVDEVGRRLVETARRCRDEAIAACKPGAQLCVIGNTISEVAHASGFHVCPYFIGHGIGSYFHGHPEIWHHANDNDMVMDEGMSFTIEPILMEGSAEFRILKDKWTAVSTDNKRSAQFEHTVVITSDGVDILTKLPEEEILDLNK from the exons ATGGCGGCGCACTGTTCTGCACGACTTGCAACAAGAGCAGCAG GCCTGGGTGGTTTTCTGCAGAGGGTTTGCTCTTTAAGAAGCTGTGGAATTCCCACAGCCCTACTGTGTCAGCAACATCGCCACCTCTTCTGGAGGAAGTGGAAAAGTTCTCAAAATGTAGTTCGCCCAGCTACTGTTCGACCTGCCTATGCAGTACCTAAG CACATTGTGCAGCCTGTCTATGTAGCTAGTGGGCTCGTCCCGGAATGGCCAGACTACCTAGAAATAAAAGACCAAGAGCAGATTGATGGCCTCGCCAGAGCGTGTCAGTTGGCCAGACATGTACTGCTCCTAGCTGGACGCAGCTTGAGG GTAGGTATGACAACAGATGAAATAGACTTCATTGTGCACCAAGAGACGATCAAGCACAACGCCTACCCATCCCCCCTCAGATACGGGGGTTTTCCCAAGTCAGTCTGTACTTCTGTGAACAACGTGATCTGCCACGGGATACCTGACAG TCGGCAACTGGAGGACGGAGATATCATCAACGTTGATGTCACT GTGTATTTAGAGGGTTACCATGGTGACACCTCAGAGACCTTCTTGATTGGCCAGGTGGACGAGGTCGGGCGGCGATTGGTGGAAACTGCCAGGCGCTGCCGAGACGAAGCCATCGCTGCCTGCAAGCCGGGTGCACAGCTCTGTGTTATAGGAAACACTATCAG TGAAGTCGCGCATGCCAGTGGCTTCCATGTGTGCCCTTATTTCATTGGACATGGAATAGGTTCCTACTTTCATGGCCATCCTGAGATTTGGCACCACG cAAATGACAATGATATGGTgatggatgaagggatgtcTTTCACAATAG AGCCCATACTGATGGAGGGGTCTGCAGAGTTCAGGATACTGAAGGACAAGTGGACTGCAGTTTCTACAGACAATAAAAG GTCGGCTCAGTTTGAACACACGGTGGTCATCACATCTGACGGGGTGGATATTCTCACCAAACTGCCAGAAGAAGAAATTCTAGACTTGAATAAATGA